A segment of the Bacillus pseudomycoides genome:
ATATAAAAACCTAGAAATGCAGAAAAAATGCCTAGCATATAACTGATTACTAAATATAATAGCGCTCCCTCACGTTTATGTATCAATTGAACAATTTCAAGCTTGCATGTTGAAAAAGTCGTAAATGCTCCCATAAACCCTGTTCCGCATAATAATAACCAGGTACTACTCACCTCAGCTCCATACAATAAACCTAATAAGAATGAGCCTACTATATTTACAAATAGTGTTCCATATGGAAACAAAGTTCCATACTTTTCTTTCATTGCATTACTAATAGAAAATCTAGCAATTGCTCCGCAAAAGCCACCGATTCCTACGAGTAAAATATTCATAGTGCCCCTTCTTTCTTCATACTTTTTTCATATAGTGTATTTCCAAGATAAAATCCAAATAAAGATAAGAGTAATCCTCCAACTATACTTGTACTCACATAATAAAATGCCATAAAAAATGCTTCATGTTGCATTAATTTCAATGTCTCTACGCTAAATGTTGAAAAAGTAGTAAAAGAGCCAATCATTCCTGTTCCAACGCTATTCATTACCGTTTGTGAAACATGTTTCATACGAAATAAATACATCGTTAAAAAGGCTAAGAAAAAACTACCAATCATATTCGCTAACCATGTTGCCAGCGGAAAAGAGTCGACTGAAGGAGTACCAATCCATTGCCCTAATCCATATCGTGCTAAAGCCCCAACAATACCACCGATTCCTACTGCAATATATTTCATATCTCCACCTCATTTATGTATGTACTGAAATCTTTCCCATACTAGTATAACAAACTTTATTCCCCCCTTCATTTTCATACAATTCTT
Coding sequences within it:
- the crcB gene encoding fluoride efflux transporter CrcB, with the protein product MNILLVGIGGFCGAIARFSISNAMKEKYGTLFPYGTLFVNIVGSFLLGLLYGAEVSSTWLLLCGTGFMGAFTTFSTCKLEIVQLIHKREGALLYLVISYMLGIFSAFLGFYIGHL
- the crcB gene encoding fluoride efflux transporter CrcB, with the translated sequence MKYIAVGIGGIVGALARYGLGQWIGTPSVDSFPLATWLANMIGSFFLAFLTMYLFRMKHVSQTVMNSVGTGMIGSFTTFSTFSVETLKLMQHEAFFMAFYYVSTSIVGGLLLSLFGFYLGNTLYEKSMKKEGAL